The DNA sequence GGGACACGATCGAGCTTGCAGAGCAGTGGGGGACGCTTGTGGCCAAGCTGCGACGCGAGAGCACCGCGGCCGGTTAAACAGTTTAGCATACTACCGAACGCAGGCCATCCGGCAAGAAGCAAAGCGGCGTGCAGCACGATTTTTTGCACTGTGAATGTGCAGCTGTGGCGATTATCTCGCCGAATGCACAAACATCGGGCATGAATAGGATTGACAAAGGCCGGGTTTGGCGTACGCTGCCGTTGTCCAGACGCCTCTCCGCAAGCTGATCCGGCTGCGTTAACCGGTCTAACGGCACCCGAGGCATCGATGGAGGACCCCATGAAAATTGCAAAGAACCACTCTCTCGTAACCGCCGCGGCCGTCGCTGTGGCGGCGGGCCTTGCGGCTGATGCGTCGGCCCAGGTCGTCGTTGACGGCTCGATTACCACCGGCGAGTACGGCCCGGCCATCGCCGTGCAGGACAGTCCGACCGGCTTCGGCGACAACTTCAGCGAACTCAATGCCGCCTATGCCGATTACGTCTCCGGCACCGGCCTCTACCTCGGCTTGACAGGCAACCTCGAGCTCAACGGCAACGGCCTGGTCGTCTTCATCGACTCCAAGCCCGGCGGCGCGATCGCCTCGACCGACTCCAGCGGCTTCGGCACGATCGGCTCGATCGGCGGGGCCAAGTCCGACGACTGGGGCACCGATCGCGACGGCACGATCAATCAGGAGGACCCGATCAATCCGGCGTCGATCCTCGATCCCGGCTTCAACCCGGATTACTCGCTGGAGATCAACGGTTTCAATGGCCAGTACTTCCTCAACGTCATCGATCTGACGCTCCCCAACGACGCGGACCCCAACGTCGACCGCTTCATCGGCCAGACCGATGACCTCGGGACGCCCTTCACCGGCACCTACGAAATCGATGACGGCAACGGTGGCACCACGCCGATCGGTGACATCACCTTCGCGTTCGACAACTCGAACGTCGACGGCGTCATCGCTACGAACGACGACAACGTCCTCGGCGATCCGCTCACGGCCGTGACCGGCCTGGAATACCTGCTGACCGACGAGTTCCTGATGACCGCCCTCAACACGAGCGGCGATATCAAGCTTCTGCCGTTCATCACCAGCGGCGGCGGCGACTTCCTCAGCAACCAGTTCCTGCCGGGCCTCGGCGGCGTCGACAACCTCGGCGGCAACGGTGATCCGGGCGGTGTGCCGCTCTTCGATGCCAGCGTCTTCACCGGCGATCAGTTCATCTCGATCGACATCGGCGGAGCGTCCCCGCTGCCCGGCGACGCCAATGGTGACGGCACCGTCGACCTGGCCGACTTCGGCATCCTCCGCGCCAACTTCGGCTCGACCAGCGGCACGTTCATGACCGGCGACTTCAATGGCGACGGCAACGTCGACCTGGCCGACTTCGGGATCCTGCGAGCCAA is a window from the Planctomycetota bacterium genome containing:
- a CDS encoding dockerin type I domain-containing protein; the encoded protein is MKIAKNHSLVTAAAVAVAAGLAADASAQVVVDGSITTGEYGPAIAVQDSPTGFGDNFSELNAAYADYVSGTGLYLGLTGNLELNGNGLVVFIDSKPGGAIASTDSSGFGTIGSIGGAKSDDWGTDRDGTINQEDPINPASILDPGFNPDYSLEINGFNGQYFLNVIDLTLPNDADPNVDRFIGQTDDLGTPFTGTYEIDDGNGGTTPIGDITFAFDNSNVDGVIATNDDNVLGDPLTAVTGLEYLLTDEFLMTALNTSGDIKLLPFITSGGGDFLSNQFLPGLGGVDNLGGNGDPGGVPLFDASVFTGDQFISIDIGGASPLPGDANGDGTVDLADFGILRANFGSTSGTFMTGDFNGDGNVDLADFGILRANFGTSTGSDIAALDAWYSTVVPEPTTLALAGLGGLALLRRRRN